The Lepeophtheirus salmonis chromosome 6, UVic_Lsal_1.4, whole genome shotgun sequence DNA window CAATTGTGACAAGACTAAAATAATGCTATCAGTAGATATTTTGTCAGTGTTTCGGTCAGCTTGTatctcaataaatttttttacttggaaATTGTAAGTTGTTTCACTCCTAtctcaaggtattactgtatataTGATACAAATATTAGCTCTCTGTAAGCAcagttttaatataataaaacattttgtttttttatgttatttggaATCATTATATTATCTCTTATTGTTAAAGCTTTTTCAATTGGTGAACGATTGTATCTTTAATATCTTCTCATTATCCAGATTTAGATTTATAGCTTAACCCTTGTTTCTACATATTCTATAATAGGGACAGTACTTGAAGGGCTTTCTGTGTTTTGTCGAAAAAACCTGACATTGTTATCttactaaaaaagttatttctaaaaaacaaaaatttactattacGGGAAAAAAGTGTTGCAGGAAATACATTTTGGATCatgtcttttaattttaaactaagtGGAAACACGCCTTTATTAATTGAtcacttaaataatatatatatattggaaacaTTGAAATTTAGTAGTTAACTACCAATATATTAGGAGTGCCCCGTTTTGggaggttattattatttatttattttgtctgaGCTTTGGTTTTTCCTGCTGAAGGAGATCAAAAAACACTATTTGCAAGATTCACCATTTTTAAGCATCTCGTATCATCCTAATTTGAAAAGTACGGgtcaaatattgtaattttgttgTGAATTTGGTTTTAATCTACCTAATGAACATTATATTGTGTTTTTACGAtgccaatatatttttgattaaaaatatatagcaaaaaataacaatacgtATCCACTGAAAAAGTTTTCAGCGTTCGTTCTGTAGGGATGCTAGGTCAGAAGttggaatacttttttttaaatagtcaaattttattattgttatataaaatattatatttagttatttgaaGCATCGTACATATCGAAccctttaattttgatatacatttcacatttatgtatatagcaAACATTAtgtgaacaaaatatttattaaatcgaCTAAGAACACATCTTACCTGGCACAAAGGAAGGAAACATATCAAAGGAAATCAAAAATTGCGTGCAAATAAACCTATCGTGATATTTTCCTAGGAAATATTTAATGGAAATCTATGAATAATTTgacatttcaataatatatatcgaTTTATTAAACCTTCTGCCTTTCTCGTcctcttttaaaacaaaaatgaatggtgttggattcgagtcaaaattaaagtttatgaGCTCTGCATCGAACACTGTAAATTTTGTCAATGTATtcgtctaaaaatatttttgtatgtcgATTATAGTGTGAAACCAAGCGAAACTATCATTTTGAATGTTTCAACTTacaaagcaaaataatttattttcttgatgaaaTAACAACAGATAACAATATTTGCTAGgtctgaaacttttcaaaccaccttCGTAATAATAAGAAAGAAGTGTCTGTAGTACTTTCTTAATGTCATTTTGAGTTGAACTAGAAACTGGACTAATCATTActgggaaaaaattttaattgatttagatTATTCGTGTTCAAGTAAGGttgaattttccaaaatatattattttgtcagaaaattgtcaaactaattaaatttgAGTTTACTCCTTTGCCCCCGATGTTGAGTAATACTCGAGTGCAACACtattaattaatctttaacACCATTCCcccttctactttttttatttcagtagtAAGGGAAAAAATCTGCTAACATCTCTTTTGGGAGctttctaattaaatttatttatcaattatgtaatataaagaGGTGAAGCGTTTCtcatattgtaataattttttactaaatataaagtCAATGGCAGGTGTAGGGGGGGGGAGAGTTAAACATTAGttagtttatttaaatgtgTGTTATTCGTTTGTGTGTGAGTGAAACTTtcccttatatattttttcccaatcaataaaaataacaatgtaatattCAACTTCTAAAAAACTTTCCccttactaataaaaaaataagaaagggtTCATGATTTGCTTCTCAAAATGGGgacagttataatatttttttaagacaacAGGGGAAAGATCAGAACCAAAGAAAGTAAAAAGAATTAAGATTTAATCCCTTTTTTACCTGACACTTGCATgatatttttcgatttttaaaatatgtacagggttatatttttgatattgttattttatataaaagttgaaaaggAACTTTTAAATTCCATGATTTCTAAGGTAAAATAACGCCACAGAAAATCATGAcataaaaaatggtattttcatataaaagtaaaataaataattgtcagaattggaatattttgtatagtattctaaataatttttttttagtgtaaaaaTAACATCACTTAATGCTTTTAAAGGAATAGTGTCCTATTGGAATAAAATGTATCCTCATATTATACggtccattttatttaatataggtGGTCTGTCATGATAAAAACAAGCTGGAATGATTGCCTTTAGAATGTAGTGTAGATTACACCCATATTCTTATATGAATTCTTGGcgatttatatctataaattaaacttcaatCACTGTTATTATTATCTACTACCGTTTTAAGTTTGTCATAAGCAGGTACAGACAACTCTAGTACTGGTATATCAAACATTTGTAACACATGGGCGTTAAAATTTCCCTGACTTCATTcatagatggcgctatttttCGATATTGACCTTATTTTCAGCTAGTTCCAACCAAggttaatacaaatacaaggttatatcatCATGTAATCGACctttctaaaattttcaatttgatgtaccgtaccgacagacagattttgacttCATGCAGTATAAAAGTGGTACTCTAtcagtaacagtcaaggaaggcgatatataAGTCctcttggtaacagttatactctttgatgtCACTATtcaaaagtgtggtggaagtcaaacatcagtcagaAAACTGTTATAGAATAATcttgtttttctattaaccAAGTTACCAATTTTCGAAAGACATCGGTCAAAATTGCATGttacaaaaagattatttttgtgtatgttCTACCGGTTTAAGTTTGTTTATAATCCGGTATGTACCACTGTAGTACCGGTATACCGAACAATAGTAtaatatactgtatatttttcaattatgtgattaatgataattttttttttttgttaaatattattttcttcatattatgaTCAATTTATGCCAAAGTGGAATGTTGCATGCATTCTAATTTGATGTTAAGATGTggataactaaatattttatacacgtattaatcataatatatcTACTACCTACGAATAACAAATGTAAAATCAATCACCAATGAAGcgttgtaaaataaagaaactactGCATCCCTGTCTTGACTTACTTTATTGAGTAAAATCAATCCATGAATGAGTATATAGGTATGAATAGGGGATTGTAatcaattcattcaaaaaagaaatcgtgttgaaaaggattttttttttttttttttgttaaaataatcattcttacacttttttatgaatatattggACTTCTCAACACTAACGCAATCAAAAGTAgtgtttctcaaaattaaatatggattcCTTTGTATATACttggacaaatatttttttaaataaaagttattcagTTTAATTTATTGGTATTGTTGTAAACTACACTTAAAACAGTTAGTTAATATTCactgtaatatttaaattataaaatcatgaaggattctatttgaaagaccatatcagGGAACCAGAGAATCCCATAAATTTAGTGAAtgtttttgctttattaaatattatttgatattttaaatcattctagaaatttcaaaatcaagacCATTATCGACCTAAAtgtgtttatgaaatatttggccGAATacctttttgaagtaaaaatatacataattgaagattgttcaaatttatcttattcattttttttttttttttgtattaatccaccagatatatgtataaacgtATTTTAccattcttttttatcttttatcaaAGGAGTTTAGGCACTCTGTGTTCACAATCAAGTCTATGAAGACCTTAATagttctatgaaatatttatacttatatatacatataacacaTGGGATTAAAAGTCCCTGGCTTCACAGATAGATGgtgctattttatttaaatcaatctcatttttaatttgtaccaaccttcaaaagacagctgtctaaatttcatgacaatatgTTATATAGTTTGAGTTATTGAACTAAGTTAgacactacttttgttattttcaaaacagtggatcaaaaacaattttttgttttaatattacatttattttgatggaaaaaaatactgtttaagcTAGGCagtggcttgaaaagtgttacaGGGACTCTGCTATATAAAGcgaatgaaaaagaaattgtaacaatttaaaaaaagccaattGAGAGcgaaacaaaaagtattttttgttaatcctAGGACTTCTCAAccctttttctgaaaaaaaaacttctgtgaattttttaatattttttttgttcaagtttttttttctttacgcGCCATTTCGAAAGGACAATTTGTTtgcagaaatttatttttagcttttttagaAGATGACTTATATtcagctaaatatatttttcctcaaattaaGTTCATCGTTTTAGATTTGCTTTTTGTGTaagtttattctattttaaataaatgtctaATTAAGagattaatttctttgaaagaTTCGAGTTTTTTGGCGCTcgagatatacaaaaaaactttcagagacttttaataatatttacatttttttaaatgtattaattgatAACTATCACTAGATACATATTtagaatttgtattattttaaagtacacTAGGTACAGAGTtgaaaatttgccaaaaaagttatatacatatgttgtacACTGCcgctattattataaaaaaatactcttcctttaaagtattttattacctgagattttttaagaaaaaatatctgtGCTGTTTCTTGTGTTGTCttgctcatatttttttcactttcccTTAATGGGGgtaaaaagatgtattttgtaaaagacATAcagcaaataataaataatgcattttaataatgataaaatacctGAGCTGTACAGGTGGTGATTACTTGTGTTGAAAGGGGTGACAAATCTGGATCCATGCCAAATgtgttattttcttgtaaattcactcaggaattttttctttaaaactataGAAACAGCAGTTTTTTAGtgatttgtattttcttaaattagttGCTTTTTTACGTGGTGAGTTTTTTCTTAtccttgataattaattaataactaaattatatacatactagAATGaagtcatatatttttgtagaagctaatacaaacataatcattgatatttataataatcccAGGTGAATTTAtcgttaaatattaaaaaaacaggtGAATGATTTGTTTACTTAGAATATTGCATAGTTTTTAGGATGTTGTATTAAAGTCAATGTGaggtttattttatctttagatTCATTTCTTAAGTTTATAATGCATTGATGTagtttttctatatatgtacatatattttaaaaactaatttaaatttaattattagttttcttattttcccctcattttttctttatttttttcagagaaGTCGTGGTTTTGGATTCATCACCTTCTCTACTCCAGACGCAGTGGATCGGGTCCTAGCAGTGGTGACCCATactcttgatgggaaaaaaatagACCCCAAGCATGCAACCCCCAAATCTAAATCTAAAGCGAATAAGACTAAAAAGATATTTGTGGGTGGTGTGAGCCAAGACACTTCTGCCGAAGAGGTAAAGGCGTATTTCAACCAATTTGGTAAAGTAGAAGAGGCTGTTATGTTAATGGATCAACAGACAAAGCGACATCGAGGCTTTGGCTTTGTGACCTTTGAAAGTGAGGACGTCGTGGATCGTGTTTGTGAGATTCATTTCCATACTGTTAAAAACAAGAAAGTAGAATGTAAAAAGGCTCAACCCAAGGAGGCTGTTCAAGCAGCGAATGCAGCTGCACTTCTTGGTAAACGTGTCATATTAACGAATTTAGGCCTTCCCGGAGGAGGAGGCGGCGGGCTTTCACTCACTGGTTCCCCATCTTTAAATGCCAACACTGCAATACAAGTCTCTCAGCCCCAAATGACAGCATCTTTAGCCGCCCAACTCTCAGCTGCTCAAAGTCATATGGCAGCAATGGGGGGCTATGGGAAACTTCTCGGAGCCACTCCCATCTCTTCCTTCCGATACGCTCCTTATCCAATTCCTTCTATTACGGGTCAAGCTGCAGTGCAGGCTCAAGCTCAAGTGGCAGCAGCTGCTGCAGCAGCGGCTCTTGCAGCACAACAACAGCAAGTTGCAGCCTCTCCTGCTGGCTATGTTCATTCAGGAAATCATGCTCCAAACCAACCACAAACCCAACAGACCACTCAAGCTGGTGGTATTCAGTCATTAGTTCATGCAGCATCTCACCAACATCAGCAGAACCACAATCCCAGTGCAAATCTTCCTCAAGGTCCTACCGTCTCAACAACAGCTGGTGGACCTACCGTCTCACTAGCAGGAACCGCAGGGAGTCATGCTTCTCTAGCTGCAGCTGGAGCAGCAATTGGTGCTGCGGCAGGGCATCATCCTTACCAAGCTTTTAATCTAGCCAATGTGGATATGTCAAGTTTTCAAGGAGTTGATTGGTCAGCCATGTACGGAGTGGGAATGTATGTCTAAACCAattgaaaagtaaaaagaattataaaaaaaaaacatcatctcAAATCCCCTCACCCCAcctctcttttttcttcttcctacTCCTCTTAcgtcatcaaaaataaacatactcACGTCTCTTATGattttactacttttttctcataatttacaaaatactattatttaattaattaattaattataataataatattgaaaaaatgaaaaatatttttatttattcaaatctgTCATTTACTGTTATAGAAAGTTGTTGGGTTTTTTGATCTTATCTCAATACCTTTCATTATATACCAGAAGTATGtcacattataataataatattaatataatatattttctatatctctttaaaaaaacatatttaaaaacataaacaataaaCGGCCAtatcatgttataaaaaaatagaatttttttttgtagccatCGCAAAAAACCTGGGTTATTAAATATGAAGATTAAAAAGTATATGGGAAATGCAATAACAAAATAGGTTGTGACCAACACAAGAGTAATAAAAGCACCCCCAATATTTGCCCCTATTTTTTGCCTACAACGAAGTCAACCTAAAATTCATTAGTATTTTATAAcgtccaaaatatatttatatatatatatcttttgattttggtttttgattttttttgtcatatatacacgtttatatgaataatagaaagctttcataaaatttttttttactttgtttttctttgttttgttttttattattcttgcattttttaattaataattaaaaatattcataattgtaCATATAGAAAGTaggagataaaaatatattttcaaaaaaaaaaaaaaaaaaaaaaaaacccatccCTTTTTTTTGTACCCGTGAGAGagaattttttgcaattttttttgcaattaaattatgatattaaacaatcttttaaatactctgaaattttgaaaaaaaaaactcaaacgGATCTCAtagtttatgtaaaaaaaaaaatcgttataaaagtacagaattttcaatttttttgcttattttgtgccaaaaaaaatatatagaaaatctgtcaaagaatatacattttatctCTAGTCtgctacaattattattattatactactgatatttttatgtttgtctatgaaaaaaagaatatacaaatttatcctctttaatttaaataattataaataaccatgtaataatataatatattgatatctacatatatacatagaaggaagcaataattgaaaaaaaaactaaagttttattcccgattttttaatttatttttctatttactgGTAAATTCCACCCAAAATAATATggttaatttcaattttttcataataatgtgGGAAgaacaattatgattttttaaggaGCATTATTTCATGtctttttcttcctccaaaaaagTTTCATCTACATgagattattataaatatatatatattttttttttttttttgcatttaaggtatatagataaataatttgttaaaaaaattggtagaatttgttatgtataaattaaaatctaatgGACAATGAATCACTCTGTAATTAATACACACATatacatatcaatttttttttctcttttttcttcttctccagaGATTATTGTTCATTAGACTGAATGCTTTTTTGTttagattttattattgattctcACAAAACAACAAAGCAATGTACACCttagtaacttttattttctttatttttagtcattaagaaactttttttttttttttttttgatgtagctcatatataaaatatatatttttttttcgtcatgcAACTAGGTTGTATATCTAtctaatattcatatttataaatattatatacatacaaggaaTTAAGGCCGTTCATTTCTTAGAGGTCTATATTCTGTATCAAGCCTTTTTCCgtatttgttattgttaaatttttttagaaataaaaaatcgtgaaaaaaatatccctaaataagttttttttttttgtttgctttttaaaaagaaatatgttgtaaatatttatatttacttatatatatatactacaacttacgaaatatacaaatatattttttccttttgaattagtaattttttttctccagtaggtttttttttgtcgtatatatataggtaaatatactGTAatcattgtataattatttttttgcacatttttatctgtagaaatattaataataacattgctattaataattaattacaagaaaaattatggttttttcgactaataaacattaattttgacttccaaaaattattttctcattctattatttttttgttagaaaaccTTTTCTCAGTAGATGTTtagtttttctattattaataattataatcttataTGTTATTAGTTTCTAGTTGACAGCACAAGACATTAGTGTTCATTTAGAGTTGGTTTTTTCTAGTCTTTAGTTTTAGTGTGTTGTGCATGCTTAACTCTTAATTTGTGTGTGTAAGTTCATTTACTCTAATATTTGTATCAATCAGAAAGATTAACATGGAAAGTCTTGGATTTGAAGATGCTGTAAGATATGTACACCATCGGGTCCAATGATAAGTATTGTTAGTTTTTGAGATATTAGCAGAAGGGAAATTTTCTTCGAGTGGGATACTGGAATTTCccgtaaataataaattacattaaatctACATACTTAAATTAACATTATCACCACGGGTGGTTATACTCAGATCCcgcttttttgaaatatgaaaaatgcatTTGAGCTGCAAATGTCAGggattatttatagatattaaattatgCGAAAACAGGATCCAGACAAACAATACCTAATTTGCAGATGAAGATAATCAAAAATTGGCAAACTTAGTTCGATATTTCAGTCGATAATGGGTTTCAATTCTTAGGCAGAAATTTTATAGTGTCAGAGTTGATCGTGATTAAGTGAAaggaaaatgtataaatttagttttaaaatatgtcattttaaaactttttgtgtCGTTAGAAAtgtattgtttacttatttgaaaTCACAATTAGGGGTCGTTCAAGAAGTACATTAAAGGAAACATTTTGTCTTTCTTCTCCCTAATAATGCACTGTCATGCTTTTGTCGATACTATCTCTCGTTATGATACGTTTAACTTCCTCccaaaaaatgagcaaaaatgcaactttggataaaatatgtattttataaaatgatttactaACAACTGATACAAaactagaatataaaaaaataacatattcttaTTGATTTTACAAACACGTAAATACTAATCAAAACTTTCTACCTCTTTCAAAATGGGAATaatgttctttaaaataattgaaaagaagAGTTCCAATACACTTATTTCTATTTAGAGTTACATGTTCCATGCCAAGACTATCaacttaattgtttttaaagataatcTCATAGAAAGTTTTACTaactttaaattgtataaaaaattgaagacgACGTCATGTTTGTGTTCATACTTGATATATTTACTACGTAAAAtgcacaaattttcaataaatacagATTAAAATCCGTCAAATGgcattacaaataaaataaaaaagagttaagACCTTAATAAAATACGTCTTGATAGCAATGATaaacagtaatatttgaattaaatcagagtaaaatgaacttaaaatatgtataagaagactaaagttatacaaataagaaaataaaatgaagtcaaaacctagcttaaataaaaattagtacaTGATATATAAATTAGCTAGCAGTAAATTGCTATATTTTTGATGTACACAATAAAGATTTACgacattttatttgttagttgGATTTTGGTATTAAAACACAAGGGAGTAGTTcgctattttccttaatattcttCATAAAATGGTTTGTATTCTTATTAAACTTGGTTGTTTTGTCCCTCAATATAGCTGTCATCAACTATattgacgtcacgtgaaaaccctctcaaagttttattattcattcaagTTGTACGTTTTTAATTTTGCTTTGAGATTGGATTGTATTTACTTAAGAGCctgacttaaaaaataattttaactttcatGGTTCCAAAATATAAGCCACAATCAGAGCATATCATGGATAACTAAAGGTTAACAATATTCGTACGGTATTcaattattatactttaataacACTTGTTTGAGTATAAAGACCCATTTTGTATGGGACCGATATAGACTGATCTTGTTCTCAGATTGAGTCCGAATGATCTAAAAACCATTATAGTGATATTAGACTGTACGAAATTACAAGTTTGTAATATGCAacgaatatatttataggtgatgtttaagggaaaaataatcaCGTCGATTGTacctaagtaatatttttttaaagtactccTTCCAATAAGATCTACTTTgtgtaaaaagataaaatcattCGAAACTGTAGATCTACCTATaagtaaagttttaaattacttaCATTCATAGATATAGAAGGAACTGAAAATGACAAGTCaaaagatctattttttttatcattatctctttttgaaatgtatgtactattatataaatctttagAGTgggcttatatatttttagttatatatatacaaatatgactAACATAATTAAATCATGGAACAATTGCCCAAAGTCTAAATGTATGTGACAATAAGTTAGTAAGTGGTTTTGATTGAAAAACATGTTTTAGACAATGGTTTtcttacttaatttatttattcgaaaATATAATCTATGCTTTTCCATTCAGTTACATAAAAATACGAATAGAAGTATCTTTCaacttattttgattattctagggctaaactaaaaaaaatataacttgcaGTTTTAGGAACCTCCTTAAGACCAACATGAATATTAGTTTCAGCTGTTTAATTTACATAACCAGGATTAAATACACAAGTATTTTCTTGATATCTTTATAATAAGGACATCTTAAATCTTAAAGACGCGCCCGAATTGCTCGCAAAAGTATTCTCATAGAACAATCCTggaataatgacgtcattatataaGTCAGCAATTATATAAGTAGCAATATCAATCTATCTAGACCAATTTTAGGCAGAATAAAGAATACTATACTTTGACCTAAAATAAGAGTTAAGGTTATTTCCAAGTGTCGATATGTAGGGATATGACCGATTGTAAGTCCCATATAA harbors:
- the msi gene encoding uncharacterized protein msi isoform X3, with product MDSNNVEYSSQTGSSGRSTPSSDSSPGKLFVGGLSWQTTPDKLREYFGQFGSVTDVLVMKDPVTQRSRGFGFITFSTPDAVDRVLAVVTHTLDGKKIDPKHATPKSKSKANKTKKIFVGGVSQDTSAEEVKAYFNQFGKVEEAVMLMDQQTKRHRGFGFVTFESEDVVDRVCEIHFHTVKNKKVECKKAQPKEAVQAANAAALLGKRVILTNLGLPGGGGGGLSLTGSPSLNANTAIQVSQPQMTASLAAQLSAAQSHMAAMGGYGKLLGATPISSFRYAPYPIPSITGQAAVQAQAQVAAAAAAAALAAQQQQVAASPAGYVHSGNHAPNQPQTQQTTQAGGIQSLVHAASHQHQQNHNPSANLPQGPTVSTTAGGPTVSLAGTAGSHASLAAAGAAIGAAAGHHPYQAFNLANVDMSSFQGVDWSAMYGVGMYV
- the msi gene encoding uncharacterized protein msi isoform X1 gives rise to the protein MKADKVKISLKHFASDLPSKNMSPPLKEALSVSMDSNNVEYSSQTGSSGRSTPSSDSSPGKLFVGGLSWQTTPDKLREYFGQFGSVTDVLVMKDPVTQRSRGFGFITFSTPDAVDRVLAVVTHTLDGKKIDPKHATPKSKSKANKTKKIFVGGVSQDTSAEEVKAYFNQFGKVEEAVMLMDQQTKRHRGFGFVTFESEDVVDRVCEIHFHTVKNKKVECKKAQPKEAVQAANAAALLGKRVILTNLGLPGGGGGGLSLTGSPSLNANTAIQVSQPQMTASLAAQLSAAQSHMAAMGGYGKLLGATPISSFRYAPYPIPSITGQAAVQAQAQVAAAAAAAALAAQQQQVAASPAGYVHSGNHAPNQPQTQQTTQAGGIQSLVHAASHQHQQNHNPSANLPQGPTVSTTAGGPTVSLAGTAGSHASLAAAGAAIGAAAGHHPYQAFNLANVDMSSFQGVDWSAMYGVGMYV
- the msi gene encoding uncharacterized protein msi isoform X2, with the translated sequence MNLVLTSGPPPAQLDAPPHCQPVSMDSNNVEYSSQTGSSGRSTPSSDSSPGKLFVGGLSWQTTPDKLREYFGQFGSVTDVLVMKDPVTQRSRGFGFITFSTPDAVDRVLAVVTHTLDGKKIDPKHATPKSKSKANKTKKIFVGGVSQDTSAEEVKAYFNQFGKVEEAVMLMDQQTKRHRGFGFVTFESEDVVDRVCEIHFHTVKNKKVECKKAQPKEAVQAANAAALLGKRVILTNLGLPGGGGGGLSLTGSPSLNANTAIQVSQPQMTASLAAQLSAAQSHMAAMGGYGKLLGATPISSFRYAPYPIPSITGQAAVQAQAQVAAAAAAAALAAQQQQVAASPAGYVHSGNHAPNQPQTQQTTQAGGIQSLVHAASHQHQQNHNPSANLPQGPTVSTTAGGPTVSLAGTAGSHASLAAAGAAIGAAAGHHPYQAFNLANVDMSSFQGVDWSAMYGVGMYV